From the genome of Nicotiana sylvestris chromosome 1, ASM39365v2, whole genome shotgun sequence:
TATTGATACAAATCGACATAAGTCTTTTACACCTCCTCCAGGGAAATGATCATGTCAATTATCACGATTTTTTCCTGACATCTTAGACACTTCGAAAACGTGACACAACATGATTAACTAAAgtaaaaaacatcaaaacaaaaaaataatattgtaCGTGTGTacgtattatatatgtatatatttcaTACATTGAACTATCAAAAAGAGAAAACAGAAGAAAGAACTCACAAATGAGGTTGCTAGACGCTTCTTAGTTAAAATACTTGACCTATCTATGTTTTTCATATGGTCAATGTAAAAATGGTGTATACTCGAACATGAACCTATGTGGATTTATATAGTGACAATAAATAATTTGGACGTAAAGAACAAGTGGTTGATTGACAAGAGAAAGAAAATGGCGAAATTGCTTCCTGACCACTCAAACTTATAgggcttttgaaagccgataTATAAATTTTTGTCTTTCTCACTTAAACACTCAAACTCCTGAAACTTATAACTAATAAACACAATTGACCGTTGACCCTAGGCGCGTGTATACACATTCGCTAACGTGTCCATCCAGTCAGCAAATGACCAATGAGACAGGTACACGTCAATGGCGCGAAATTAAACCCAACTGATTGGGGTCCCCTCTTTTAATCAGTACACCGACAAACCCTCCCCCACTTTTCGTCTCTTTTCCTCTCTCTAACCATCCCTCCCCTCTTAAACGTAGGTTAAGCCATGACTGATTAACCATTTCGCCTAATCTTAATCACTCCAAAACCAAACGATTCGGGTCCCCCCTCTTTTAATGAAAAACTGATCGAGATTCGTCTGAGCTTTCGATTTCAGTCACGTTAGTCTCTGAAGGTTAGTTTGTTTCTTTTGATGTCGTTTTCATCTTTGTCTTCTAATTTCTTGTGAAATAATGTGGGTAATGTTTGATGTGATTCTGCATGTATGTCTGCATGCATAATTTTTCATCTGATATAGTGGAAGCCATTTCTCCTTTTGGGATTTTATATTTGGGGAAAAACTCGAATATTCactcttttagtttttttttttggtctttttCATGACTGATCTGACATTTGGGgttaaaaaattagggcttttgtcTGCATGCACAAATTATGGGATTTTATATTAGGGTTTTGGGGAAAACAGTCGTATGCTTACTTTATTTTAGGGGTTTGTCTTTTTCATGAGTGATATGGCATTTAGGGTTAAAAAATGTAGGTCTTTTTTGAATATCAAAATATTCCTGTCTCCCATTTTGTTAAAGTTTATTGCTTTTTAGGGTTAAAGTGTATCTGACTTGTCCTCCTTTTTTTATAGGTTTCAATGGCTGTCTATGTGAAATTACAGTTTCATCATCTAGGGTGGTTAGTGGCTGACCCAATTACGAGGTATGTAAATGGTCAAACTTGGTCAGTTGTTCTTCAAGCTGACATTGATGAATTACATATAATTCAATTTCATGATTGGGATAAGGATATGGGGTACTTAACAGTAGATAAATATGCATGTAAAATTAACCAAAAAGGAGAATTTAGATTTCTGAAATATGATGCTGATGTGTTAGTTTTCTGTCAAGACCTTAAGGATGGGGATTTTATTGATGTGTATATATGTCACACAATTAATACACCATGTATTGATTTGGACCTAGATGAAATGTTAAGTAGTGGTGGTTTAAATGTGGACCCCACTAATGTTCAGCCATTTGGCTTTAATGAAATGCCACATGGGCAAACAAGTGATGTTAATGCTAGGGCAACACACTCACCTAACAATGATATAAATAGGGGTGATAACACTCATGGGAAGGGTAAAAAGAGGGCTGCTGAAAGTTCTTCTGAAACAGAAGAGTCTAGTGAAAATGAAGGTGACTTCTATACCTTTCATTTAGCAACTGATTCTGAGGGTGATGTTGAGGGTGATGTTGAAGGTGATGAGCTAAGTACTGAGAGTGATAAAGATTATGAGGCTATTTCTGAAGATGATACAGATGAGTCATTATATGGTTCTGATGAGGATATTGTTGGAGAGACAAATGACCTAGAACCTGAAGTTGTTGTTGCTAGACAGGCTAACGTGAATGCAAAGAGTAGTAAATTAAGATCTTCTAAAGTTAATACTGATGAGATACCTAGGGGACCTATAGGTATAGACCCTGGTTTTGAAGACATGTATAAAAATAGGGGATCCAAATATGCTGGAAAGTTGGGAGGggatgagcaatatctggacagTTCAGATCCAGGTAGTGAGGATACAGATGATGAAgtagatgaagaagatggggtGCATAATCCTCAACCAAGAAGATACAACAGTAGGGTATACTTTGATCCTGCTTGTAAGAAAATTTCTTTCCAGTTGGAAATGGTGTTTGAAAATGTGAAACAGTTCAGATATGCTTTGCAAGATTATGCTGTACAAAGAAGAGTTCAAATTAAGTTGAGGCCTAATGAACAACATAGGGTTAGGGCAAAATGTGTGAACTCAACAAGATGTAGATGGCATATTTTGGGAAGTTTGGAGGGACACACAGGGAATTTCATTGTCAAGAGCTACTATCCTGTTCATAAGTGTTTTAGAGCAACCCGAAACAAGATGGCTAATACAGCATGGGTAGCTAAACATTTCAAGGACAACATTATCAACCAACCTGACATTAAGCTTAGGAAGTTGCAGGAATTGATTAGGATAAAGTATGGTGTGTATGTGGGAAAATCCATATGTGCTAGGGCTAAACATCAGGGCATGGGTCAGTATCTTGGTGATTACAAGAAGGAGTTTGCTAGAATATATGATTATGCTGACATGTTGAGGTCTACAAATCCTGGCAGCACTGTTGTTGTGAAGACCTCCAAGGAGACAATACCTGGTAAGGAGGTGTTTGTGGGTATCTATATTTGTCTACATGCTTACAAAGTTGGTTGGTTGGAAGAGTGTAGAAATGTTATTGGCTTTGATGGAGCATTTCTGAAGGGTGTGTGTAAGGGTGAGCTACTATCATGCATTGATAAAGATGGTAACAACCAAATGTATCCTGTTGCCTGGGCAGTGGTGGAAAAGGAGACAAAGCACACATGGTCATGGTTTTTTAGGTGCCTGATGCATGATCTGTAGCTCACTGAATCCCAAGGTGAGGGGTTGACCATCATTTTTGATATGCAGAAGGTATATACTACAACCATGTTCTTCCTTTTATTACTTGGATACTTTATATATGTTTCTGATattctaattgtttttttttgttgcttAAGGGACTTGTTGCATCTGTTTCTGAGTTGTTACCAAATGTAGAGCACAGAATGTGTGCAAGACACATATGGAGCAATTGGAAACAAAAGtggaaaagagaggaaagaagGAAGAAGTTTTGGGCATGTGCAAGGTCTTCATTTGAAGCATATTTGAAGGCTAAGATAGATGAGCTGACAGAATTAGGTGATAGTAAGATCATTGAGGACTTGCTGAGATACCTAAAACAATGTTGGTGTAGAGCATTCTTCAAAGATTGGAGTAAATGTGATTCAGTGGAGAACAACATATGTGAGACCTTTAATAGTTGGATCTTGTCTGCTAGGCACAAGTCTGATTGTAAGACAGTAGGCCATAACAAGAAGGGGTGTCCTATCCTGGTAATGTATTCAATTTGTGTCTGATTGTGTCTTGTAGTTTGTTTGTTTCTatatctcattttttattttggaaATTTCAGAAAAGACAAGGATCTGGAATAACAGGAACCAGTAATGCTGGTGCTACTCAACCATCACAGGCTGCTCAAACAACAACTCAACAATCAGGTCCTACAAGTGATTCTGGAAGTGCCAGGGCCAGAAATACTCAACCATCAGCTGTTGCAAGTGCATCTGTAAGTGTTCATTTTAGTTAATTTAGTTAATCTGTATTAGGACCAAAATTTTTAAATTACAAGATAGTACTTTATCTTACACCAGGATACTGGAAGTATGAGATCAAGAACTTCTGAGGATATTATAGCTAGTGttagaggaaggccaagaggtaGTGGACTACGAGGAAGACCAAGAACAACTGGATTTGGTAAATTGTTTAGTGATATAGGAACAGTGATAGACAGGGTAAGATCATTaaggatttgaatttttatttatatattagtTGTTTGGGGTACTAATTTGGCTTTCTATGCAGTGTGGAGCAAGAGATAGGGTACATTCTGCTCCTACAAAAGTAGTGGATGCTGGGCAGACCAATATCGATCTTGGATACAGTGCACCTGGACTAAGGTGGCAAGGAAGAAATGCTATATCACAAAAGCAACTTCAACAATAGTTGAGGAGAAGACAAACTCAAGCAAGCCTTAGCCAACCTCAAGTCTATTCTTCATCTCAACCAAGCCAGTCTCCATGTCCAAACTTGAGCCAATCTCAGCAAAACATCAACCAATCTCAACCTTGAAGCTGACTGAATGTTTGTTTTTGTGATAACTTAAGTCTGTTAGTTGCAGAACTTAATTTGTAAGTTAACTTAAGTCTGTTTAACCACGACTTTTCTTTTGGAACAATGTTTAAACTATTTCTGCTACTAGACAACAGTTCAGTGCTAATTTTGTCAACCAAGAAGGCTGATCGAACTTGGTTGTTTATATATGTGTGCTTGTTTATATTAAAATTGCTTTTCATTCCACAAAAAATATATCATTCATTCTGTCATTATCACTGTCATTATCATTGTACATAGGGTTATGAAGTTAGTGCTAACCACACTAAGAAGAAAATTACAATTATTAGTGCTACTACAACAACTAAAGTTACAATGATCTTCACCCTCTTCCTACGCTGTAGTCGATCTCTCTCTTTAATTCTTGATAACAGCCCTGAAATCACCTGTTTATAGTGATCTGGAAGAGGTGGGTCAAACCACCTAAAAAAATTACAAGAATTTGCTCGACCATAGTTTGAGCACCCATAAAACCTCCTTCCTGGATTTGTTGGCTTCCAAGTGATGCAAATATGAGCTTCAACTCCACAATGATAAAATACAGGACTTTGATTCATTATCACAatctggaaaaagaaaaagaaaattaaagaaaGCTTCAGATTTTAAGAAATAGGCAAAATGAAGCTTCAAATGCAAATAAAAGAGGGATAATGTGTATCCAACTGAAAGAATAAGACCTCACTTAAATAAGCCCTATTTTTGACCGTTGGGCGTTGGAAAGGGGGTCTCTCACGCTCTAAAAAGTCGTGACATTCACGCAGAGGGCTGACTAGGACCAACTGACGCCACATGGGATGGGTCAACGGTCAATTGTGTTTATTAGTTATAGGTTTCAGGAGTTTGAGTGTTTAAATGAGAAAGACAAAAGTTTATATATTGGCTTTCAAAAGCCCTACAAGTTTGAGTGGCCAGGAAGCCATTTCGCCAAATAAAATTAATTGCCAAATTTTTATGAACCGCCTAgaataatagaaaagaaaaagaaaaaaaagagagacaaAAAGTATGCGCCGGATCTGAAAATATTTGCAACTCGAAATGTCGTTACGACATAGAAAGCGCAAAAGGGCAGAGTGAAGTGATACCGTGGAAGCCATGGCCAATCAATGGAAGAAACTAAAACagtcttcttcttcatcaatcTCTCCCTCTtgtctctttctctctctactctcCCTCACTTCTCTCTTCCTCGCTTTCTCTCTCTTCAACACCTCATCTCGAAGCACTCCATCGAAGAGCAAATTGTTATACTCCAAGTCGTGCAACTTCACTCACGGCCGATGGATTTACGATCAGAGCATCAAGTCCCCGCGCTACGACGACAGCTGTAAGGAGATCTACAAAGGATGGAGTTGCATTGGCAGTAAAAAATCCAATGCGCTTGACATTGTTAAGTGGCGCTGGAAACCCTATCAATGTGATCTCCCTCAATTCGATCCTCTCTCATTCCTTCACCACTTCAAAAACACCAATATTGGTACTTCTCTTTCTCACCACTGCTAATTTTGTTTTCCTCCGAGCTGTGAAATGTAAGAAATTCCGCATCACAAAAGCTTGTGTCACTTTGCTTTAGCGAATAATTTAAAATCATGAATATTGTTGATCCTCTTGTTTCTCTGTTTAGCACAGAgccggatccaggatttaaagaTAGTGGTGaacttaatatatatatacaaaaaaataaaaaataaaaagaatgtcACTAAATTTGTGTGTGCATAATATAATATACGTAAGTAAATAGTCCGGTCTGAGACAGTTACTGCCTCCGCGGCTTATATACTAGATTCGCCTCTAGTTGATCCCATTGTAACTTCTCTGTTATAGTTGATTCAAATGGGATGACAGTTATGACAGGGATAATATTTGATGGCAACAAGTTTTTTGAAACCtatttttgttttgtgttagttTCTGACTGTGGTCTGGTGGTACAGTTAGAACTTATGGATGTAAAACAGTGCAGGGTTTGTTGGGGACTCCTTAAACAGGAACATGTTTGTTTCACTTTTCTGCACTTTGAAGTGGGTGTCAGGCGAGGTGAAAAAGTGGCGCCCTGCCGGGGCTGATCGTGGTTTTACCTTTCTGAAGTATAACCTTACTATTTCGTATCATCGGACAAATCTTTTGGCTCGTTACGGTAGGTAAGATTTAATTAAAGTAGTTATTTTCATTTCTGTTAATGTAATTTTAATCATGTTGTTTTGACAGATTGATTGATTAGGCAAAGTTTGTAGGTTTTCTATCATGCAGATAAGAGCTTAGGATCATAATCTAGAATTTTGCTATGTGTGGACTTTCTTATTGGATACTTCAATAATTGTGTTAGTGTTATTTTCTTGCTTATTTCAATTTCTGCGTCGCATGTGCATCCTATGACGTTGTTTCTTCATAGGCAGTGAAGTTGTCCACTATTTTATCACAGATTTATAGTGAGGAATCGTACATTGTAGTATGTATAACTAACTGTgttgaaaaaaaaggaattaaTAAGGATGGTTTTGTTAGTTATGCACTATGCATGTTATTAGCTAattcaaaacatgatgtagaaaagAAAATTGCCGGTGGTGGTCTTATGCCGGTATGGCTTAAGACTAggttctaagtaattttaaaattTTCCTCCAAGTTTATTAAGTGTGGTTGTGCATTATGACTGATAATATCTTGCTCCTAAATCTCAATTTCCAAGGACTTAAGTAGGTTGTAAACTACTTTTACATTCTTCATGGTTTCCTACACTCTGTTTTTTATATGATGTAGGTGGTCAGCCAATGCTAATGGTGGGGTGCTGGAATCTCTTGGATATAAGGAGGGTTATAAAGTTGATGTTGATGTACCAGAAGGAACATGGGCGGAGGCGCCAAGTTTCCATGACATTCTCATCTTTAACACGGGTCACTGGTAAGGTTACTTTCCCGTGTAATCACTTCAGTGAAGCCTTCAGTATGAACGTCGAGACAACTTTTTCATTTCTGTGAAAGGTGAATTCATGGTCAATACTTGATGTTTATTGTGTGTAGCATCTTTGGCTCTAAGCAATTCGTGTGCTTAATCTATGTTGGTGGGATTAGCTTTAGTTGTTTTGGTCTGCCACTCTGCCTGCTTCTGCCTAATTTGCAATAGGAGCCAAAATTTGGTTTATCCTTTCTCTTCTTTTATTATCTGTGGATCCTCAAGCTTTATCAATTGCAAGGCAAAGCACATAGTAATTATTTCCTAAAGGCCAGGGGGAATACCAGttcaacaaaataaataaaattctgTTTCCTGCATTTCAAATTGTAAAACTACCAAATAAGTAAACAAGTATCAGATTGTAAAACATCCCTTTGGATGGAATTTCTCAATGGTGAATTTTTTTTGCAGCATGCACATGTGGATATTCCGATTGACAGGGTATCGTGATCAGAATATCAGGATAACCTTGTAAACTATGATAGAAAGCACAGATGTATGCAGTCCACCATTAATTAATAATGAGACTTGAGCTACTTATAGAAGACAGTAATGAAGAGACACAACCTCCTAATTAAATGAGAGCCAGCAAAATTGTTCAGTGCTGCCTAGTGATCTTTGGTGATTATTATGGGTAGCAAAAAGAGTGAGTGAAGAATAGAGTGGAAGGGAAGAAAGCAAGGAGCACACTGAGGGGTATGGTCACCTAATTAAATCCCAGAACTTTTTAAATGCTCTCACGGGGCAGGTTCTGCTGTTGTCGCATCACTTTGGTGTTTGCTGTTTTTTACTGTTTTTGTATCCTTTGATTGTGTTGAAATCCTCCTGATGATCCATAATACATTTTCCGTTTCCAAATCAAAAGTGATTAACCTTTAATCTGATTATCTTTGGATTTCCATTAAATGACATCGTCAGTTAGTCCATATCAGCAGAATCAGTACTTAGTTGAAGAACAACACCATATCAGTTGCACATATTTAGCGGGGATTAAACTTGAAACCTCTTAGAAGTTGAAATAGTATATAATTTTTATGGCCGAATGAGGCTTATCTCAGAAACTGTAGGTGCTGAGATACCTAAATTCCGCACCTACAATTTGATACTTGCTGATTACAACCTATAGCTTCTTAAGTTTATGTTGTATCGCAGTTGCCTGTAATTTCTTAGTCTAGGTATCCCAGCACCTGTAAGTTCTTATACAGCATTGTATCATTATTTTCCTTAAAGTTGATGTTGTATCTATGGCCCAAGGAGATTGATTTTATGACATTCTAGTAGCTTCAATATTGCATCGTTAAGTAATTTGTTTCCTTCAATTAATTTCTTCTTACTGATAAGTGATCTTCTGTCCCGCTTTCCTTTTTTCTGTTAGGTGGTGGGCTCCTTCAAAGTTTGACCCAGTAAAGTCACCCATGCTTTTCTTTGAAAAGGGTAATCCTGTGGTGCCTCCAGTGTCTCCCGACAGTGGGCTTGATATGGTATTAAAACATATGGTACTGCTCTATCCTTCCCTTGTTTATTATTTATAAAGGATGGACAAATATCCTTTATAGATTTGATATGCCTTGTGAGACATTGTTCTTGATACTGATGTGGACCAATGTTTAGAAAAGCATTTTTTCTAGGTTGGCCTCCCGGCAACATGATGCCTAGAATCTTGAGGCTCTACCTTGGCCATTTGGGCTAACCTTTTGTTCTGATAGTATTTCATCACATTAATAGTTTCATAGGGCTTGCGCATATCTTATAGTATGAATGCATGGTTTCATAGGATTTATGCCTTATATAAATGTTAATGTGTAGAACTTAATTCTCTTCAGCCCCATTCAGAGGCTAAAACTTCAGTTGCTCGTATATGCTTCAGAAGTTTATATGTGCTACTTCTCTGACCTTCTTTGTTTGTTGTTTCTACTAGATATCTTATGTTGAAAAACGAATGCGACCGAGCACGACAGTGTTCATGCGAACCCAATCCCCAAGGCATTTTGAAGGAGGTGACTGGGACCAAGGTGGCTCATGCCAGCGGTCAGAGCCTCTCTCGTCTCAAGAGGTAACACTCTCTCTGTTTAACAAAGCCCATATTGTCAAGTATTAAAACCGTCCATAGTTTTCCAGCATTGTTGGAATACACGTACTGTTTGCCCTCTTCCTGTTATGATTGCTTCCGCCTGCAACTGGACA
Proteins encoded in this window:
- the LOC104236045 gene encoding protein trichome birefringence-like 13 isoform X1, producing MANQWKKLKQSSSSSISPSCLFLSLLSLTSLFLAFSLFNTSSRSTPSKSKLLYSKSCNFTHGRWIYDQSIKSPRYDDSCKEIYKGWSCIGSKKSNALDIVKWRWKPYQCDLPQFDPLSFLHHFKNTNIGFVGDSLNRNMFVSLFCTLKWVSGEVKKWRPAGADRGFTFLKYNLTISYHRTNLLARYGRWSANANGGVLESLGYKEGYKVDVDVPEGTWAEAPSFHDILIFNTGHWWWAPSKFDPVKSPMLFFEKGNPVVPPVSPDSGLDMVLKHMISYVEKRMRPSTTVFMRTQSPRHFEGGDWDQGGSCQRSEPLSSQEVEELFSLKNNGTNVEVRLVNQHLYKAFEGTRFHKLDISHMSEFRADAHPSTAGGKKHDDCMHWCLPGLTDTWNDLFVAYLSIIKDRT
- the LOC104236045 gene encoding protein trichome birefringence-like 13 isoform X2, with product MFVSLFCTLKWVSGEVKKWRPAGADRGFTFLKYNLTISYHRTNLLARYGRWSANANGGVLESLGYKEGYKVDVDVPEGTWAEAPSFHDILIFNTGHWWWAPSKFDPVKSPMLFFEKGNPVVPPVSPDSGLDMVLKHMISYVEKRMRPSTTVFMRTQSPRHFEGGDWDQGGSCQRSEPLSSQEVEELFSLKNNGTNVEVRLVNQHLYKAFEGTRFHKLDISHMSEFRADAHPSTAGGKKHDDCMHWCLPGLTDTWNDLFVAYLSIIKDRT